The Oreochromis aureus strain Israel breed Guangdong linkage group 16, ZZ_aureus, whole genome shotgun sequence genome includes the window AGGAACAGGTAGTCCCCGACCTGAACATCAGTTAAAAGGCACAGGAAACAAACCCTCTTGTCCACCGTGAAAAACCTTAGTATACAGGTAGAAATCTGTGACTCACCAGCGGTCAGGAGACAGATTCCCAAGACGTGCATTGAGGTGAAGCTGACTATATCTAGCCGAAaattctcaacctcacgcactaagctcaggctccttccccaccagagaggtgatgTTCCATGTCCCCATCGCCAGCCTCAGTAGCAAGGGATCAGTTGTGAGTGTCTCTGCCCTTGGCCGCCACCCGGCATGCAGAGCAACTAACACCTGTGGCGCATCATGCAGGTGGTGGGCCTACAGGAGGGTGATCCCATGTCCGTCTTCGGGCTGCACCTGGTGGCCGGGCTAAGGCTAAGGCCCAGCCACAAGGCACTCGCCTTCAGGCACCCTCCTCAAGTCTGGCTCCAGTGAGGGGCCCTGGTAACACTATCCTGGGCAGGTTGAGCTGTTCCCTTGAAGTTGTGCTTATTAGGGGTCTTCAGAAAATTTGGGATACCTTACCAGGGgcaaaaaaaccagcaaaaacaacaacaacatagcTCCTCCACCACAATAAGATAGTGATTAAAGGAGGGGACTACTGTTACCTTTGGCTGAAATGTTTTTTGAATGTTGATAACATTTTGGCTTACTTTAGCAATATTAGAATTTGAACACTTATCATAATTTGTTGACAAtgtcataaaacacacacacacacgcagcaacACCTTAATCAAAAATGACAAAGTACATTAAAATTGTAATCCACGGTATGCAAAAGTGTAGTTCGATGATTGTCTTGGGAAAGTAcaaatcaaagtcaaagtcaaggtaaattttattgtcatctctgctatatacagtacagtatacaTAGAGATGAGACAACGAGGTTCCAGTTCCATTCAGTgcaaaagaacaacaataaaaataggAAGAGTAAGAATAAATATATACTTTGAGACTGAGGTAAGGGGAGTAAATATACACTTTGGGGTAAAAGGGGTTAATAACAGTCTAAAAATTGAAACTTCGATTAAATTTCCACTCTAAGCATAAGTGTACATCGATTATTGCCATGATTTGCTCTCCCCAGCTAGGGCAAAGAATGACTCTACCTTGGGAAGTTACAAATCCATAATATCCTTATCtctggattttctttttctagtgAAATCCTGTAAAATTATACAACTTATTTAGCAGGTATGTTCGATAGCACCGGAATTGTCCAGCATTTTGGCTAAACTAAATTCAAATATGTTCAAAAGAAGACTGGAGTGCAGAGGGGCACAGATGTATAGTGAGGATGCACTGAGAGCGTATGGCAAAGGGCCCAACCTGTGAGATCTTCAATTCCCAAATCTAGCAGAACATCAATCAGCATCCTGAGCGAGGAAAGTCTAATGTTTTCTCCAGGAAGAGGCTGGGAGGATCAAATCTAAACTAACTATGTTTCTCACCTCCATTGTTGAGAATGCCTTTGATtggccctcctcctcctcctcctcctcctcctcctctctgttgCAGCTATAAATATTACTAGAAGCTTATTTTTGTCTTGTTCAACCTGGAGGGAAGCAGCTGAGTTTAATGTTATGTGTTCTTAATATCTAGGAATCTGTGTAACTGAAtcttaaatcttttaaagtataaaactacttgctgtttgtttttgattgCTAATGTGGACATTGTACAACAGGTGCAAAAGCTGCTGAGAAAGAACGTGCCATAATCAGGTAACGTGTGTGTAAAACAGCATTTGAACGGTATCATAGAAACGTTGCTCATCCATATTGATGTCTGGTATTGCTGTCTAatgaatataatatattattattactgatcTATCTTATCCAGTGTGTCATATTTTGGAGAAAATGGGAAACTCCAGTGAGACTGCATCATTTGTGCTGGCTGCTTATGGAAATATTGGCCAGTTAAAATATGTGTATTTCATCATAATACTGGTCTGGTACCTCTCTATATGTGTGGCCAACACAGTTCTTATTGTGGTCATACGTGTGGACAGAAGACTGCATGAGCCAATGTATATGCTGCTTAGCAATTTatgtgtgaatgaaataaatgcCAGCACATCGCTGTATCCTCTTTTGCTctcacagatgttttcagaCAGCCATGAAGTGACCCTGCTGTGGTGTTTTCTGCAGATGTGTTGTATGTACACAAGTGGACCTGTTGAATTTTGCAGTTTAGCAGCCATGGCCTATGACAGATATATCTCAATCTGTCATCCATTACGCTATAATGTTATTatgaagacagagagagtgTTTTTGATGATTCTGCTTGTGTGGCTGTATTCAtttcttagttttattttctcattttcattcaTCTTCAGTTTGAAGTTTTGTGGAAATATTATTCACAGCGTGTATTGTGACCACCAATTAATAATTAGACTTTCATGTTCAGTTTCAATCCAAAGCTTTATTTCTGACATATCCTTCGCCATTCTTAGTTTTTTCTTAcccttcagtttcattttagtcTCTTACCTGAAGATTTTGAGAGTTTGTCtaaaaacatcaaaagaaaacaagcagaaagctGTGACTACTTGCACCCCTCACATCATCTCTGTGTCAAACCTGTTTGTCGGGtgcattttttactttattgacTTTAGGTTTTTAGTTTCTCAGGTACCAGTTGAAGTTCGTATAATTTTGCCTATGTATGTCCTCATTTTTCAACCTATGCTCACCCCATTTAtgtatggatttaatttgccaAAGATAAGGCAATCATATCAAAGGTTTCTGtttaagagaaaataaatatcTTTGTTCAAAGTGAGCCTGTCTTAGAGCATCTTTGCTCTGTTGAAGAATAACATTCATCAGTCATATTATGGTTCAGAGACATATTTGAATTCACACCCAtgcaattctttattttaaaataattttgcaaAAGCTGCTTTGCGACATGTAATATTCCCTGGATACTAAACAAAGCAATTTATTAAATACTCTAAAATTGTGTCTttttatgaatttatttaaaataaactacATATATATGCAGACAGATCGTGCTCatgtacttattttttttttattttattttatttttttttattttttttattttattttttttttttaacctgtcccgtttggttcttttgccatcagaattattgtctaaaggcgaagaaagatgcccaacggatttactttaccaaatggaccatcccagccttgccgtaatggtccatttgattcaccttttattgtttattttattttcacttgctgaatacgggacagacttgactggtggaaagaaaggggagaaagaaagagggaaagaaaaacagctgagaagagggacggggaaaaagggcaaaaaccaaaaaccaacagaataagcagacaaaaaatacatatatcgatcacctggatcacctgttgagaaagaaaaaagaaagcaagcagaagaaaacgagagtaataaacaacatcacaatgatatatgggaatatgacagtaaatactaaatattaaacattattgtgcagcacgtgagatcaacagcgcacagtgttctttgaggtaggagccaaaaagggtgtagtttgtgcgtgtgatcacccgtgtgtgcacctgtgagcatgaacgcgcttgtttttaaaaggttccttcatgtaatgatcttctagagggtgtggggggccactgccccgtcctccagggcatgaagcaggtatggaggagatcaaaactccagacatccagaggcccccaggacacaagagaccaaggaagaccaacagaggggcagccgcgccactatcccagaaagagctgaggagagtcccagatgaggggtcactcagcagccgcggagcagaagccggggggggttgcagtgacgtgcctgtgagctccgccggcagccagctgtgcctgagtgaccgagccccgggccgagaggccaagggcaccccatccccgaagtggcccgagcgagccccaggctccaggcccccgataagcagccgccaaggagtgagccggtgggtacctggtgCTCATGTACTTATACCAACATACAGCACATGCACACAAGATCTTTTCACTGGATGTAATGTTACTCCAAAGGCTAAACAACAGAAGTTCCACAAAGAAGACATACGCCTACTACCACAAATACAGACTAACTcatgcatgaacacacacacaaacagaaccCTAGTTATTATTGGccgattattattattattattcttattcttattcttattcttattcttattcttattattattattattattattattattgtaacaGGAAAATCAAAGAACTTGTTTTCTTTGCCTAGTGCCAGTTCCACACCTGCAATAATGTGGCAGCTGCATGAGGCTGTTGTTCCAAAGTGGTTGTTGCCTGTAGTAATGGTAATCCCTGAATGAGATAGGGCACTAAATTTCACTATATGTTTAGATTAGTTCTGGTAGGACAAGCATAGTGCAGTTATAAAATCAGCTAAAGCAAAAACTCAGGTGTGGGAGGCCATGGAATAAGACGTAGGCTCTACTGGGTGCAGTTCTTGCAAAACTTAAGTTGACTCAGGAGAATAAAACAGTCCTCTACTCACATAGAGTATAGTGCTGGTTGGGTGCCACTTACTTTAATTTAAGATACTAAAATAGCAACAGACACTGTGATACAGTGGAATCGTTCTACTGACTTGAGGGCAAATCTGCTCCACTGTGTCACTCAATTCTGGTAATGTGGACAGGATTTGACCAACCTGCAGACAGCACATCATCAAACAGTGGGCCGACTGTTCAGCAAAcacttcctttgtttttttctccaaattttACGAGTGGCTTTTACTGAACTGGACAATAGCAATTTCCCCAAAAGAAAACTATGTCTTGTCATATATGCTTGATTCATGGTGTTACCTGTTCAGTGAAATTATACTGGTAGGGGATAGTGAAGGTAATTCCTTTCTTTGCCATTTTAATTAGGAAATGTGAGATTGTGTTGAGCTGACACAATAGCACGAGCTGTTTATAGCGTGACAGACACCAACCAGCAACCACCTTACAGCCACAGATGGAAGATGCAGCCTCAACAATGGAGGTGTGGAATATTAAATTGAGCTAAGTTGGACCAAAAGTCTTCTTCCATGGCCTCACAAAACTCCTCCCACTCATACGTTTTTGATTTAGCTCATGTTAGAACTGCACACTGCTTGGCTTGCCAGAAACTTTCAGCTGCCTTAGGAGTCTAACAGACTTAATTCAGTGTCCACCATCTGGTTCGAAGGTTACCACTACTACAGGCAGAAACTACCTTGCATCCACAattttgtgcagctgcttcAACACTGGATGAGTAGAAGATGGTAGACTCTGACTCAATATCCTCATCTTTCCTTGGAAAACTGTTGAAGTTCTGCTGCAGATGGGAGTCAAAGATGTCACGGGCTGGAGCTTCTGCCAGATGTTCCCAATGCAACCTCACTATGTTTAGGTGCACCAGGTCTTTCCAGCATCCTCTCCCATCACCTGATCCAAATCACTACCAGATGGTGATCAGCACAGAAGGCGGAAACTAACCACAGCTTTTTAGTCTGTGTTTTGAGTCTGTGATACTCAATTGTAAGTAGTACTACATTGTTACCTGATGGCAGCATAACCACCCTGCTGTCTCACCAGGAGGTCCTGCTCCAGCATAATGGCATCCAGCGACCGATCCTCCTCTCTCATCAGACCAAGCTGCAGCCACATGGCTGCTGCATCCCAGAGCTGACAGTTATACTTGCCTTCATCCAGCTAATCAGGATCCAGCGGCAGCGCTCCTCCAGAGAGGCCCAGCCAGTTTGGATCACCTTACTTAACATTATTAATGATAAAGCTTTATAAAGATTTTAGAACAATGAAATGTCCCATAAGGATGATGTCATTTTCAGGGAAGATCAGGGATTGTATAGCAGCTACAATCTTAAATCAGACAATGATGGGACAACATTCCTCTCCCCAAAATCCAGCAGTTGGTCTAATCAGCCCAGATGTTTACAGACAGTTGTTAAAGGAAAAGGGGATGCTACATGATGGTAAAAATGGACTTGCCCCAACTTATTGTGGCCAtcactttaaaaatgactttttttcctAAAAGGTTATGTTGTGAGtgaaatatgggtttatgagatttgcagaTGATTGTATTCTCCTATTACGTTTTGCACTGTGTTCGAACTTCAGAAATGttgcttttaattttttctatGAACATGAAATTCATTCATGTTTGAGATTTCACCACTCCAGAACTAAATGTCTATAGATTCAAATTCCATTTTGAAACACATAACAAACATTTAGACAAACATGTAGGGACATTAGACTTTCCcttaacaacaacacaaaagttATCTTCCTCTACAGTTCTGAAAAGCCTTGATAATTGATGAAAATTATTTAttgatattatatttttataaagctgcatatttaaaacaaatgtcagaaacagacaaagacaaaaacaaaggaacATATGCCATTGCCTCCAACCTTGACCCACCCACTTCATTTCTTCTCCTCTGTGCTGGTGCTATAAATGTTAGCAGAGGCTTCTGTCTCTGTGAGCTGGGAGGGAGTGTAATGACTATAATGTTATGTTATAATTTCATTTGTTCTTCAGTTCAAATTAATTTCTCAGCTCAAATCTTGAACCTTATATAAAAcagtttattgtttattatttcactgcttatgtaaacattttgtcacagGTGTCACACCTGCTGAGAATGAATATGTCATAATGGCATAACAATTATTTGTAAAATACCATTTAAACAATATAATAGAGACTTCTCTTGGGCATCTGATACCCATATCTATGTCTTAAAGAACCACTGATAACATTATTATTGATTTTGTTCACTGTCTCATATTAAGCAGAAAATGGAAAACTCCAGTGAGATTGTGTCATTTGTGCTGGCTGCTTATGGAAATGTTGGGGATTTCAAATACCTGTACTTTATCATAATATTGTTTTGGTATGTCTCTATTTGTGTGGCCAACACAGTTCTTATTGTGGTCATACATGTGGACAGAAGGCTGCATGAGCCAATGTATATACTGCTCAGCAATTTatgtgtgaatgaaataaaagcagGCACATCGCTGTATCCTCTTTTGCTctcacagatgttttcagaCAGTCATGAGGTGACCCTGCCGTGGTGTTTTCTGCAGATGTGTTCTTTGTACACAGGTGCACCTGCTGAGTTTTGGAGTTTAGCAGCCATGGCCTATGACAGATATATCTCAATCTGTCATCCATTACGCTATAATGTCATTATGAACACAGAGAGAGTGTTTAAGATTATTCTGCTTGTGTGGGTTTTTTCATTCGTTATTTTCATACTCTCGTTTTCTTTCATCTTCAGTTTGAAGTTTTGTGGAAATAATATTGAAAATGTGTATTGTGAGCACcaattaataattaaactttCATGCTCAGGTTCAGCCCAGAACTCTATATCTATCATAATCTTTGTCATAATGAGTATTTTCATACCATTCAGTCTCATTTCAGTCTCTTATGTGAAAATTTTGACAGTCTGTCGAAAAACATCcacagaaaacaagcagaaagccATGACTACTTGCACCCCTCAGATTGT containing:
- the LOC116323663 gene encoding olfactory receptor 1L6-like, with product MGNSSETASFVLAAYGNIGQLKYVYFIIILVWYLSICVANTVLIVVIRVDRRLHEPMYMLLSNLCVNEINASTSLYPLLLSQMFSDSHEVTLLWCFLQMCCMYTSGPVEFCSLAAMAYDRYISICHPLRYNVIMKTERVFLMILLVWLYSFLSFIFSFSFIFSLKFCGNIIHSVYCDHQLIIRLSCSVSIQSFISDISFAILSFFLPFSFILVSYLKILRVCLKTSKENKQKAVTTCTPHIISVSNLFVGCIFYFIDFRFLVSQVPVEVRIILPMYVLIFQPMLTPFMYGFNLPKIRQSYQRFLFKRK
- the LOC116323665 gene encoding olfactory receptor 10A6-like — protein: MENSSEIVSFVLAAYGNVGDFKYLYFIIILFWYVSICVANTVLIVVIHVDRRLHEPMYILLSNLCVNEIKAGTSLYPLLLSQMFSDSHEVTLPWCFLQMCSLYTGAPAEFWSLAAMAYDRYISICHPLRYNVIMNTERVFKIILLVWVFSFVIFILSFSFIFSLKFCGNNIENVYCEHQLIIKLSCSGSAQNSISIIIFVIMSIFIPFSLISVSYVKILTVCRKTSTENKQKAMTTCTPQIVSVSNLFVGCIFHSINFRLLISQVPDEVNIILPMYMLICQPMLTPFMYGFNLPKIRQSCKRFLFKRK